The Lipingzhangella halophila genome segment GGTCTTCGGTGGCGTGAAGGCCAATGAGATCGTCGATCGCGTGATGCAGATCCACGGCGGCATGGGCTACACGCGCGAGCTGCCGATCGAACGGTGGTACCGCGACCTCCGGCTGCTCCGGATCTTCGAGGGCACCGACGAGATCCAGCGCCGCACCATCGCCCGCGACCTGCTAAAGGGGCACGTCAAGGTCGGCGCCACCCTGAACTGAAGCGCTCCGTCCCGGCCGCCTCTGCCCGCCATGGCCCTGTCCTTGTTGTGGGTCGGGGCATGGTGGTCATGTATCATTTATATAGATGCCACCAACATTGCGGAGGCGGCCATGACGGCGACACAGATCGACTTGGACGAGGTAGTCCTGGACGAGGCCATGCGGCTCATGGGGGCTCGCACCAAGAAGGAGACCGTCAACACGGCCCTGCGCGAGTACGTCGAACGCGTGAGGCGGCTGGAAGCCGCGGAACGGCTCGCGGAGCGCGGCGCGCGCGGTGAGTTCGATCAGGCCGCAGCCGCGCACGCCGCGGCGAAACGTGCGTGGCGGGACTCCTTCCAGTGATCGGCTTCCTGCTGGACACGTCCGCTCTATGGCACCTGTTCCGCACACCAGGCGCGCTCACGCCCTGGACCGCACACATCGCGACCGGAAGCTTCCGCGCATGCGAGCCCACGAGGGCCGAGCTTCTCTATTCAGCCACGGGCCCAGAACACCGTGACGACCTGGCGAGCGACCTCGACGCTATGTGCCGGCCGGTGTCGGTACCAAAGAACGCCTGGCGCTGGGTCGATACGGCGCAGTACAAGCTCACCCAGCGAGGACAGCACCGCGCCGCAGGCCCGACTGACCTGCTCATCTGCGCGACCGCCGTGCACCACGACCTTATAGTGCTCCATGTCGACAACGACTTCCGCGCGGTCGCCAACGTTCTCAAGGACGTGCGAGAACGCGACATCCGCGACACAGCCGAACCACCGGAGGAGCCGTAGGCGAGTCCTCTCGCTTCCACCCACCGCTTCCCGGATCAGTCGCCGTCCACAGTGACCGCGACCAGGTGGCCCGCACCCTCGTCCCGGCCCCTCCGGAGTCGACTGGGAGAAACACCGAGTCGCAGCGGCCCAAGGCCGCCTCCACACCCGTATCGGTGCGAAGCATAGCGCCGCCGTCCAGGATGAGCACTACCACCGGCACCTCGGTCGCGAACGGTCCCGGTCCAGCAGGCGTGGGACCGCCGCTGGGGCCCACTCGTACAGGCGTACCTGAACTGGTCAGCCCGAGCATGCGCCCTACTCTTCAAGATCCGCGATCTCGCTGGCCCCGTCGCGGAGGACCGCCGCTGTCGCTGAGCCGCCATGGCCTTCGCATGTCCCCGCGTGGCGGGATGCCCGAGGCGAAATTACTGCCTGGTTTAACCCGGCGGGCCGCCGCCCAGGGCCCACAGTGCGGCACCGGATAACGATTTGCGAAGAGGGGTATCCCACCTGCACCGCAATGATATTACCATTGCGGTCACTATTGCGAAGGCGCACGTCAACCGTGTGTTAATCCCATCCCTCGCCCCCGGAGGCACCGTTGGAAGCCATCGAGCCCGCCTATGGCACAGGCCCCCTCCTGCTGATCGCCGGCGCCGCGATCGCGTTCCTACTGCTCCTCGTCGTGAAGGTGCGGCTGCACCCGTTCGTCTCGCTGGTGCTGACCAGCCTGCTGGTCGCGCTGGCGACCCAGATTCCCCTCGCGGACATCGTCCCCACCCTGAT includes the following:
- a CDS encoding PIN domain-containing protein, encoding MIGFLLDTSALWHLFRTPGALTPWTAHIATGSFRACEPTRAELLYSATGPEHRDDLASDLDAMCRPVSVPKNAWRWVDTAQYKLTQRGQHRAAGPTDLLICATAVHHDLIVLHVDNDFRAVANVLKDVRERDIRDTAEPPEEP
- a CDS encoding type II toxin-antitoxin system VapB family antitoxin, coding for MTATQIDLDEVVLDEAMRLMGARTKKETVNTALREYVERVRRLEAAERLAERGARGEFDQAAAAHAAAKRAWRDSFQ